The Bradyrhizobium guangxiense genomic sequence TTTTTTGAGAGCTTTCGCGGAGACCGCCATGTTCATCAAGGTCGCTGCCCCCACCCTGCTGGTTGCAGCCCTGATCGGGCCGGCCGCGGCTGCGGAGCCACTTCCCGAGGCCATCGCGGCGCCCGGCGAGAGCCTCGTGCTCAGCGTCCACGCCGAGGGCGCGCAGGTCTATGAGTGCAAGGCCGCCGCCGACGGCAAGCTCGCCTGGGCCTTCCGCGAGCCGGTCGCCACCCTGCTCGCCGAGGGCAAGACCGTCGGCCGCCATTATGCCGGCCCGACCTGGGAGCTCGCCGACAGCAGCGCCGTGGTCGGCAAGATGGTCGGCAGGCTGGCCATCGCCAACGCGTCAGGCCAGACCACCGATATCCCGTGGCTCAAACTGGAAGTGACCAGCCACCGGGGCACGGGGCTTCTGAGCGATGTCACGACGGTACAGCGTGTTCATACCAAGGGGGGCTGGTTGAATGACGATCCCTGCGGTACGGCTGGCACCTTTCAAAGCCTGCCCTACTCGGCCGACTACATTTTCCTGAAGAAGGGCTGACGCCGATGCTCTTCATGGTGATCGAACGCTTTAGAGATCGCGATCCCATCCCGGTCTACCGGCGCGTGCGCGACGAGGGCGTCAAGTTTCCGGACGGGCTGAAATATCACGGCAGCTGGATCGAGCCGAATTTCGACCGCTGCTTCCAGTTGATGGAATGCGACGACGCCCGCCTGCTGCAGGAATGGGTGCTGAACTGCCAGGGCAATGGCATGACCTTCGAGATCGTGCCGGTCGTGCCCAGCAAGGAGACGCGCGAGGTCGTGGCACCCTTCCTCGATCGCGAGTGACCGCTACGCAGCCGGGCCCTCGTCCTGCTCCGCCTGGGCCAGCTCCGCCAGCGCAAGATCGCCGCTGTCGGCGAGCCGCGCCTTTGCTGTAGTATGGACGTGGTCGGCCAGCGTCGGCATGCGCGCGATCAGGGCGTGAAAATCCTGGGCGTCGAGCACCAGGAGGCGCGTCTTGCGCGTCGCCGTCACCGTCCCGCTGCGCTTGGTCTTGTGCAATAGCGCGATCTCGCCGAAGAAAGTGCCATCGCTGAGGCGCACATGCTGGCTCGGCAGCGCGATCTCGACCTCGCCGGCGGTGATGAAATACATCGACGACGCCGTATCGCCCCGCCGCACCAGAATCTCGCCCTGCTCGATGGTGCGCGCGCGCAAGAGCCGCATGATATCGGCGATCTCCGCCGCCGACAGATGCGAGAACAGCGGCACCCGCGCCAGCATGCCCCAGGTGACGACGAAATCCCGCCGCTTCACCTCTTCGGCGAAGGCGGTGGAGATGATCGCGACCGGCAGCGCGATCATGGCGAAGCCCGAGATGATGGCGAAGGTCGAGATCAGCTTGCCGAGCGGCGTCACCGGCACGACGTCGCCATAGCCGACGGTGCCGAGCGTGACGATCGCCCACCACATCGCCTGCGGGATGGTGCCGAGCTTGTCCGGCTGCACGTCGCGTTCGATGGCGTAGAGCAGCGAGGCGAAGGTCAAGACCGCGCCGATCAGGATGACGACGCAGCCGATCAGCGCGCGACGCTCGGCATGCACGGCGGCGAGCAGCGAGCGCATCGCCGGCGAATAGCGGATCAGCTTGAAGAACGGCAGCACGCCGAGCGCTGCCAGCAGCGCGTGCCGGCCGGTGGCGAGCACGATGGCGGCCGGCAGGAACGCCATGAGGTCGATGATGCCGAGCGCGGAGAAGGCGTAAGAGAGCCGGTCGGACAGCGCGGACGCCTTGTGCTGGGTGTGGCCCGCCACGGTCCACAGCCGCGCGAGATATTCCAGCGCGAACACGATCACGGACAGGATGGTGACGGCTTCGAACAGCGTGCCGAACTGCGCGTCCAGCTCCGGCACCGAGGCGAGGATCATCGCGACCACGTTGAGCACGATGACGCCGATGATGAGCTGGATGAAGCGCGACCCGGCCGAATAGGCCAGCGGGTCGTGCTCCAGCAATTCGTAGAGGCGATCCCGAAGATCGGGATCGCGAAGCCCACGCCCTCGCGGAACAGGGCGCATGGCGATTTAAGCGCCCGCCATCGCTTTTTCGATCGCCGCGAGCGCCTCGGTCGCCCGGGCGCCGTCGGGGCCGCCGGCCTGGGCCATGTCGGGCCGGCCGCCGCCGCCCTTGCCGCCGAGCGCTTCGGAAGCGACGCGCACCAGATTCACGGCGTTGAAGCGCGCGGTGAGGTCCTGGGTGACGCCGACCACGACGCCGGCCTTGCCGTCCTCGGTGACGCCGACGATGGCGACGACGCCCGAGCCGATCTGCTTCTTGCCGTCGTCGGCGAGGCTCTTGAGATCCTTCATCTCGATGCCCTCGACCGCGCGCGCCATCAGCTTTACGCCACCGGCCTCACGCACGCCCGCGGCTGCGCCATTGCCGGCAGTCGAACCGCCGCCCATCGCCAGCTTCTTGCGTGCGTCGGACAGCTCGCGCTCGAGCTTCTTGCGCTCCTCCATCAGCGCGGCGATGCGCGCCGGCACGTCGTCGAGCGAGGTGCGCAGCTCGTTCGCCGCGGTCTTCGCCAGCGCCATGGTGTCGTTGGCATGCTTGCGCGCATAATTGCCGGTCAGCGCCTCGATGCGGCGCACGCCGGAGGCCACCGCGCTCTCGCTGGTGAGCGTGATCAGGCCGATATCGCCGGTGCGCCTGACATGGGTGCCGCCGCAGAGCTCGACCGACCAGCCGAGCGCGTTGGCGCCGCGCTCGCGCGCGGTCCTGCCCATCGAGACGACGCGGACCTCGTCGCCGTATTTCTCGCCGAACAAGGCGCGGGCGCCCGCCTCGCGGGCCTCGTCGACGCCCATCACGCGCGTGGTGACCTCGTCGTTCTCCAGCACCACGTTGTTGGCGATGTCCTCGACGCGGGCAAGCTCCTCCGCCGTGATCGGCTTCGGATGCACGAAGTCGAAGCGCAGCCGGTCCGGCGCGACCATCGAGCCGCGCTGGGCGATGTGGTCACCGAGCACCTGGCGCAGAGCCTCGTGAATCAGATGCGTCGCCGAGTGATGCGCGCGGATCGAGGACCGCCTGGAATGGTCGACCTCGAGCTGCAGCGCGGTGCCGAGCTTGAGCTCACCCTGCTCGACCTTGCCGATATGGACGAAGAAATCGCCGAGCTTTTTCTGCGTGTCGGTGACGCGGACCTTGATGCCGCCCTCGCCCGTCAGCACGCCGGTGTCGCCGACCTGGCCGCCCGACTCCGCGTAGAACGGCGTCTGGTTCAGCACGATTGCGCCGGTCTCGCCGGCCTTCAGGCTCGTGACCTCGGCGCCATCCTTCACCAGCGCGGACACCACGCCCTCGGCGCTCTCGGTCTCGTAGCCGAGGAATTCGGTCGCGCCGAGCTTTTCGCGCAGCGGGAACCAGACCGCCTCGCTTGCCGCTTCGCCAGACCCCTTCCAGGATTCGCGCGCCTTGGCCTTCTGGCGCTCCATCGCGTCGGTGAACGCCGCCTGATCCACGCCGATGCCGCGCGACTTCAGCGCGTCCTGCGTCAGGTCGAGCGGGAAGCCGTAGGTGTCGTACAGCGTGAAGGCGACGTCGCCGTCGAACATGTCGCCCTTCTTCAGGGACGCACTCTTCTCGTCCAGGATGGCCAAGCCGCGCGAAAGAGTCTTGCGGAAGCGGGTCTCCTCCAGCCGCAGCGTTTCCTCGATCAGGTTTTCCGCGCGCATCAAATCGGGATAGGCCTGGCCCATTTCGCGCACCAGCGCCCACCCCAGCCGATGCATCAGCGGCTCTTTCGCGCCCAAGAGCTGCGCATGGCGCATCGCGCGGCGCATGATCCGGCGCAGCACAT encodes the following:
- a CDS encoding DUF3455 domain-containing protein; protein product: MFIKVAAPTLLVAALIGPAAAAEPLPEAIAAPGESLVLSVHAEGAQVYECKAAADGKLAWAFREPVATLLAEGKTVGRHYAGPTWELADSSAVVGKMVGRLAIANASGQTTDIPWLKLEVTSHRGTGLLSDVTTVQRVHTKGGWLNDDPCGTAGTFQSLPYSADYIFLKKG
- a CDS encoding DUF3303 domain-containing protein, which gives rise to MLFMVIERFRDRDPIPVYRRVRDEGVKFPDGLKYHGSWIEPNFDRCFQLMECDDARLLQEWVLNCQGNGMTFEIVPVVPSKETREVVAPFLDRE
- a CDS encoding cyclic nucleotide-gated ion channel; translated protein: MRPVPRGRGLRDPDLRDRLYELLEHDPLAYSAGSRFIQLIIGVIVLNVVAMILASVPELDAQFGTLFEAVTILSVIVFALEYLARLWTVAGHTQHKASALSDRLSYAFSALGIIDLMAFLPAAIVLATGRHALLAALGVLPFFKLIRYSPAMRSLLAAVHAERRALIGCVVILIGAVLTFASLLYAIERDVQPDKLGTIPQAMWWAIVTLGTVGYGDVVPVTPLGKLISTFAIISGFAMIALPVAIISTAFAEEVKRRDFVVTWGMLARVPLFSHLSAAEIADIMRLLRARTIEQGEILVRRGDTASSMYFITAGEVEIALPSQHVRLSDGTFFGEIALLHKTKRSGTVTATRKTRLLVLDAQDFHALIARMPTLADHVHTTAKARLADSGDLALAELAQAEQDEGPAA
- the alaS gene encoding alanine--tRNA ligase, with product MSGVNEIRSTFLNFFAENGHEIVPSSPLVPRNDPTLMFTNAGMVQFKNVFTGVEKRPYQRATTSQKCVRAGGKHNDLDNVGYTARHLTFFEMLGNFSFGDYFKERAIELAWKLITGEFGLKKDKLLVTVYHTDDEAAGLWKKIAGFSDDRIIRIPTSDNFWAMGDTGPCGPCSEIFIDRGEHIWGGPPGSPEEDGDRFLEFWNLVFMQYEQVTKEERVDLPRPSIDTGMGLERMACILQGVDSVFETDLFRHLIDATSSALGSGPTEQNVASFRVIADHLRSSAFLVADGVLPSNEGRGYVLRRIMRRAMRHAQLLGAKEPLMHRLGWALVREMGQAYPDLMRAENLIEETLRLEETRFRKTLSRGLAILDEKSASLKKGDMFDGDVAFTLYDTYGFPLDLTQDALKSRGIGVDQAAFTDAMERQKAKARESWKGSGEAASEAVWFPLREKLGATEFLGYETESAEGVVSALVKDGAEVTSLKAGETGAIVLNQTPFYAESGGQVGDTGVLTGEGGIKVRVTDTQKKLGDFFVHIGKVEQGELKLGTALQLEVDHSRRSSIRAHHSATHLIHEALRQVLGDHIAQRGSMVAPDRLRFDFVHPKPITAEELARVEDIANNVVLENDEVTTRVMGVDEAREAGARALFGEKYGDEVRVVSMGRTARERGANALGWSVELCGGTHVRRTGDIGLITLTSESAVASGVRRIEALTGNYARKHANDTMALAKTAANELRTSLDDVPARIAALMEERKKLERELSDARKKLAMGGGSTAGNGAAAGVREAGGVKLMARAVEGIEMKDLKSLADDGKKQIGSGVVAIVGVTEDGKAGVVVGVTQDLTARFNAVNLVRVASEALGGKGGGGRPDMAQAGGPDGARATEALAAIEKAMAGA